The DNA sequence CGTCTTCATGGGAGTCTCGATCTTCGTCGTCCTTATGACCGCTGCGATGTGCCTGCAGATCATGACCGAGACGAAGAACCTCCCTGCAGTCACCTGCCAGCTCTCCGACGATGCAAAGTCGGTCGTTGTCGTCAACGGAGGAAACGCCCCGGCAGAGGCGATCCATGTCGCTCTCGTCCCCATGAACCTTGAGTTCGACGTGACAGGCCTCGGCGTCGATGCGGAGTACGCCTATGCCCTGCCCGCGATGGCCGAAGAGATCAAGGCTGTCGTCACCTACAAAAACAGCGAAGGCCGGGAGTTCGGCCGTTCGTTCAAGCTCTCGTCCCTGGAGGAGAACGACCCCCTCAGGCCGGCCTTCCCGATGTTCTCCTGGAAGTAAGAAAAATATGCGGCGGCGACCGTTGCCGCGTCATTCCTTTTTTTCGGTCCTGAGGAACTCGACGGTCGTGCCGAGCGCAGCCACGAGTTCCTCCTCCCCTTTCAGGTACTCCCTGAGCGCCCGGTAGAGCATGAGCATGGCCTCGTAGCCATAGATCCCGAAGGCGTCCTCGGGGCCGAGGGGGCAGGTGTACGAGTCGATGGTCTGGCCGTCAGAAGAATACATCAACTCGACGAACTCCCCCTTCTCGTTGAGGGCGCAGAACTGGTCGTTCACCTTTTTTGTCGGGTCGTCAGGCCTGTACGGCATCGGTTCTGTCTTGCCGAGGACGATCATCTTCTCGCGGTAATACTCGGCGTTGAAGATCTCCCCCTTCTGGTCCTGCCGCCCCTTCTTCAGGAGGTTCATGCCGATCTGCCCGACAAGGGGCGCCGCCATCCCGGCCATCCTGGCGAGGAGAGCACCCTCCTGCCCGGCAAGTTCCCCGGCACGCTTTTCCTTCTCCTTCTGCGCCTCGCCAATCGTCCTGATGAGCGCGGCATACCCTGCTTCGATCTCGTCCATGCTATCTCTTCCTTACAATCTGGTTGTCGGCACCCGTATAGTGTCTTTCGGCACCCCTGTCAGGTAGACAGTCCTGTTCCCGGTGATCTCGACGGAAAGCCATTCGCCGGGCCTGAAGTCGCCGGGTACGACGATCTCGCGGTACGCCCGGTCCCGCGCCACCCATGACCCCCCCTTCTTCCGTGCGGTGACCAACGCCTCGACGGTCGTCCCGACGAGACCGGCATTCTGCTCGGCATAGATCGCCTTTGCGGCGGCGTCGAGGAGACGCGACCTCTCCTTTGCGATCCTTTCCGGCTGCGCCTTCAGGGCCGCCGCCGCCGTGCCGGGCCGCGGCGAGTAGCGCGTCACATTCACCTTCTCCGGCCTGACCCTCCGGAGGAGGGCGAGAGTCCCGGCAAAGTCCTCCTCGGTCTCTGTCGGGTAGCCGACGATAAAGTCGGTGCAGATCCTGACGTCCGGGCAGATCTCCCTGAATGTGGCGACCATACCCTCGTATTCGGCCACGGTGTAGCCGCGCGCCATTCCCGCCAGCACGGCGTCCGACCCCGACTGGACAGGAAGATGGAGGAAGGAGAAGACCTTCTCGTCCCGGCACGCCTCCGCGAGGGGGACCAGGATACGCTTCACAGTCGCCGGGTTCATCATGCCCAGGCGGACCCTGAAGTTTCCCGGCACTGCACTGGCGGCGCGGACCAGATCAGGGAGCGCTTCGCCTGTGTCCATTCCCCAGGCGCTCACGTCCTGCGCGGTGAACTGGACCTCACAGGCCCCCTCCTCTGCGAGGACCCCAACCTCCCTGCAGATATCATTCATCGAACGACTCCGCAGGGGGCCGCGGGCGAATCTGGTGATGCAGTACGCGCACCTCCCCGCGCACCCGGCCGCGACCTGGACGATCCCGATGCCGTCCTTCCCCTTCGTACACCTTCCGCAAAAGCGCCGCTCGATCTCGTCGGGGAGGATGACCCGCGCGTCCGGGGCGGCGGCGAGGATCTCCTCCCTCTGGACAACAGGCATGCACCCGGTGACATAGAGGGTGCGCCCGGCGCATGCCCGTATCCTCCTGAGCATATGCCTCTCTGTCCAGCCGATGACGGTGCAGGTGTTGATGACGACGGCGTCCGCAGACCCCAGGTCGGAGACGATCGTGCAGCCCTGGTTCCGGAGTATCCCGGCCAGCCTGAGGGTGTCCGCGTGGTTGTAGGTGCACCCGTAGGTCTCGATGTACACCCGCTGATCAGTGAGCCGGTCCATTGGTACGTACTGGGGCGCCCGACCTTATCATTCTGCAGACAAAGGCACCCTTTCTGATACTTGCGGAGGTATCGGGGGGTTCATCACGATTTTCATCACAATGCTTAACCCTGCTTCTGCCTATCATATATGAATGCTCACGATAGGCCTGCTGGGGTGCGGCAATATCGCAAATATAATCGTCAAAAACCATGTAGGAGTCGAGATTGTCGCCCTGTATGACCAGATGCCCGAGCGTGCGGAGGAGCTGGGGAACCTCTGCAACGCAAGGGTATTCCGGGATATCGAAGAGTTCCTCAGCGCAGATTTTGACATCGTTGTGGAGGCGGCCTCGGTCGCCGCCGCCCAGGCACATGCCGCCCGGATCCTTGAGCACGGCAAGGACCTTGTGGTGATGAGTGTCGGTGCCTTTGCCGAGAAGCAGTTCCGGGACGCGGTCAATGACCTCGCCCGGTCTCTCGGCAGGAAGATCTACATCCCGAGCGGCGCGATCTTCGGTCTTGACAACCTCAAGATCGGGCAGATCTCCGGGATCCACCGCCTCCTTCTGCGGACGACGAAGAACCCCCGTTCCCTCAATATCGAGTGTGACGAGCGTACACTCCTCTTCTCGGGAGCGGCAAACGAGTGCATCAAGCACTACCCGAAGAACACCAATGTCTCTGTCGCCCTCGAACTCGCCGCCGGCCGCACGGTGGACGTGGAACTCTGGGCCGACCCCGAGGTGGACAGGAATGTGCACGAGATCTTCATCGAAGGGGACTTCGGGGACGCCACGATCACGGTGCGGAACCTGCCGAGCCCTGACAACCCGGCGACCAGTTATCTTGCCGCTCTCTCGATCGTGACCCTGCTCAAAAATCTTGACGAGCCGATGAGGATAGGGACATGATAGCCGACGAGATCCGCAGGCTGAAGGAGGAGAGGAATGCGGTGGTCCTCGCCCACAACTACCAGGTGCCTGCGGTGCAGGACGTCGC is a window from the Methanofollis sp. genome containing:
- a CDS encoding tRNA (N(6)-L-threonylcarbamoyladenosine(37)-C(2))-methylthiotransferase is translated as MDRLTDQRVYIETYGCTYNHADTLRLAGILRNQGCTIVSDLGSADAVVINTCTVIGWTERHMLRRIRACAGRTLYVTGCMPVVQREEILAAAPDARVILPDEIERRFCGRCTKGKDGIGIVQVAAGCAGRCAYCITRFARGPLRSRSMNDICREVGVLAEEGACEVQFTAQDVSAWGMDTGEALPDLVRAASAVPGNFRVRLGMMNPATVKRILVPLAEACRDEKVFSFLHLPVQSGSDAVLAGMARGYTVAEYEGMVATFREICPDVRICTDFIVGYPTETEEDFAGTLALLRRVRPEKVNVTRYSPRPGTAAAALKAQPERIAKERSRLLDAAAKAIYAEQNAGLVGTTVEALVTARKKGGSWVARDRAYREIVVPGDFRPGEWLSVEITGNRTVYLTGVPKDTIRVPTTRL
- the nadX gene encoding aspartate dehydrogenase produces the protein MLTIGLLGCGNIANIIVKNHVGVEIVALYDQMPERAEELGNLCNARVFRDIEEFLSADFDIVVEAASVAAAQAHAARILEHGKDLVVMSVGAFAEKQFRDAVNDLARSLGRKIYIPSGAIFGLDNLKIGQISGIHRLLLRTTKNPRSLNIECDERTLLFSGAANECIKHYPKNTNVSVALELAAGRTVDVELWADPEVDRNVHEIFIEGDFGDATITVRNLPSPDNPATSYLAALSIVTLLKNLDEPMRIGT